A window of the Acidovorax sp. YS12 genome harbors these coding sequences:
- a CDS encoding ABC transporter substrate-binding protein encodes MTQIHNPFVRGYWNLRIVRTLLITCRDDNPPVWRPLHPSQAHLSNDAVEEFPCLVGQDFALVTEGQKVPRALENQARTEGLVRAVVYFIIADDADGKPVHLGDTYSEEAARETVRRLTFETGFYSRCWEISSAHITEETGRYLANLADLATPEAFLFIAFRVPYSPAIGVKLISTPWTDENLLQAQGITAAQLRQQHRNKGMPDDLANILELAGQADVRILILDADARVLPGLPLSGP; translated from the coding sequence ATGACCCAGATCCACAATCCCTTCGTGCGGGGCTACTGGAACCTGCGCATTGTCCGCACGCTGCTCATCACCTGCAGGGACGACAATCCGCCGGTCTGGCGGCCGCTGCATCCCAGCCAGGCGCACCTGTCGAACGACGCAGTGGAAGAGTTTCCCTGCCTGGTCGGCCAGGACTTCGCGCTGGTCACCGAAGGCCAAAAGGTGCCGCGAGCCCTGGAGAACCAGGCCCGGACCGAGGGCCTCGTGCGCGCGGTGGTCTATTTCATCATCGCGGACGATGCCGATGGCAAGCCGGTGCACCTGGGCGACACCTACTCCGAGGAAGCCGCCCGGGAAACAGTGCGGCGCCTGACGTTCGAGACGGGTTTCTACAGCCGCTGCTGGGAGATCAGCAGCGCGCACATCACCGAAGAAACCGGCCGGTATCTGGCCAATCTGGCGGACCTCGCGACGCCCGAGGCCTTTCTATTCATCGCCTTCCGTGTTCCGTACAGCCCGGCGATCGGCGTCAAGCTGATCTCCACGCCGTGGACGGACGAGAACCTGCTGCAGGCCCAAGGCATCACCGCCGCGCAGCTTCGGCAGCAGCACCGGAACAAGGGCATGCCGGACGACCTGGCCAACATCCTTGAACTGGCCGGGCAGGCCGACGTGCGCATCCTCATCCTCGACGCCGACGCACGTGTGCTGCCGGGGCTCCCGCTGAGCGGGCCCTAG
- a CDS encoding uridylate kinase encodes MFPDLITPAQDFEQQLGACVNAMSQDDAIGQTLVFKRDKGTLHMRHIAIPDLVDTGIDRYEMVVFDGGDASGGWKHVFFPRQRAHCFVSDA; translated from the coding sequence ATGTTCCCGGACCTCATCACGCCCGCCCAGGACTTCGAGCAGCAGCTCGGCGCCTGCGTCAATGCCATGAGCCAGGACGATGCCATCGGGCAGACCCTGGTGTTCAAGCGCGACAAGGGCACGCTGCACATGCGCCACATTGCCATCCCCGACCTCGTGGACACCGGCATCGATCGCTACGAGATGGTGGTGTTCGATGGTGGCGACGCCAGCGGCGGCTGGAAGCATGTCTTCTTTCCGCGGCAGCGCGCGCACTGTTTCGTGTCCGACGCCTGA
- a CDS encoding GTPase, which yields MDRSLIKSLMPSLVAGHVPRNVRSFKYRVFDDQPQSSTLGFAIDPQPFDGRVVAATNDAIVVKLKPSEFAVLDPGLVTTVPEEGAKVHVQPYARRRFDGLRADTPEVITEKASDGTPYTITRHILGSAPAKLPIPKPQCLELGQLIEQLEELPAPDGLRRITHMLVDAGARDFSWVDPAPSRIIETPPAISFTVSTAKFEGRVTVLYDRAGDAYVVELHRDGELVDRHDEVYFDMLGEVLERLIDDGRWRLIGVSVIGAKAARQRQAVPA from the coding sequence ATGGACCGTTCCCTCATCAAGTCCCTGATGCCCTCGCTCGTCGCGGGCCACGTGCCCCGCAACGTGCGGTCGTTCAAGTACCGCGTGTTCGATGACCAGCCGCAGTCCTCGACACTGGGCTTCGCCATCGATCCCCAGCCCTTCGACGGGCGGGTGGTCGCGGCCACAAACGACGCCATCGTCGTCAAGCTCAAGCCCAGCGAGTTCGCGGTGCTCGATCCCGGCCTGGTGACCACCGTCCCCGAAGAAGGCGCCAAGGTGCATGTCCAACCCTACGCACGGCGCCGTTTCGACGGCCTGCGCGCGGACACCCCGGAGGTCATCACCGAGAAGGCTTCGGACGGCACGCCTTACACCATCACGAGGCATATCCTCGGCTCCGCGCCGGCCAAGCTGCCCATCCCCAAGCCGCAGTGCCTGGAACTGGGCCAGCTCATCGAGCAACTGGAGGAATTGCCGGCGCCCGATGGCTTGCGGCGCATCACCCACATGCTGGTCGATGCGGGCGCCCGGGATTTCTCCTGGGTCGATCCGGCGCCGTCCAGGATCATCGAGACGCCTCCGGCGATCAGCTTCACGGTCTCGACCGCGAAGTTCGAGGGCCGGGTGACGGTGCTGTACGACCGCGCGGGCGACGCCTACGTGGTGGAGCTGCACCGCGACGGTGAACTGGTCGATCGGCACGACGAGGTGTATTTCGACATGCTCGGGGAAGTGCTGGAGCGGCTCATCGACGACGGGCGCTGGCGCCTGATCGGCGTGAGCGTGATCGGCGCGAAGGCGGCCCGACAGCGCCAGGCCGTCCCGGCATGA
- a CDS encoding DUF3085 domain-containing protein, which yields MSLRFKGSDLRPVLTEAIANQCRAVLVKDHGVYFLAERGERRADGRQKLLAFAVGCNPETDPSGDWWHLANRELGGDDFAEYLDPKDGIFTRLLHTADDLMLSATATHLTLEVVPPG from the coding sequence ATGTCACTGCGATTCAAAGGCTCCGACCTGCGCCCCGTGCTGACCGAGGCGATCGCCAACCAGTGCCGCGCGGTGCTCGTCAAGGACCATGGCGTGTACTTCCTCGCTGAGCGCGGGGAGCGCCGCGCGGACGGACGCCAGAAGCTGCTGGCCTTCGCGGTCGGCTGCAACCCGGAGACCGACCCGTCCGGCGACTGGTGGCACCTCGCCAATCGCGAGCTGGGCGGCGACGACTTCGCGGAGTACCTCGATCCGAAGGACGGCATCTTCACCCGCCTCCTGCACACTGCGGACGATCTGATGCTGTCCGCCACCGCCACGCACCTGACGTTGGAGGTGGTGCCTCCCGGATAG